In the Nocardia asteroides genome, TGCGATGACGCGGGGTGTCAGGACGAGCCCACCACCCCCAACCGCTCGGCGAGCCAGGGCAGCACGCGCTCCAGCACCCCCGACCACACCGTCCAATCGTGCCCGCCAGGCACCTCCAGGAACCGGAGCTGCACGCCGTCGGCACGCAGCGCCGCGCTGATCTTCTTCGCCTCCGGCACGGTGTCGTCGTCGGCGGTGCCGACGGAGACCACCCCGGCGGTGTCCGGGTAGCTCCTGGCACGCAGCAGCGCGAGCGGGTCGGCGCGGGCGAAGGCGGCGGTGTCGCCGTCGAACCCCTCGCTCAGGGTGCGCTCGGGATCACCGAGGCTGGGCTGGGACTCCGCGGACATGCCGACGAAGGTCGGGTACACCTCGGGCCGGGCCAACGCCAGCTGGATCGCGCAGGTCCCGCCGTAGGAGGAGCCGGCGATCGCCCAGCCGCGGGCATCCTCGGCAACGGTGAGGTGGGTGTGGATCCAGGCGGGGACGTCGACCGAGAGGTAGGTGGCGGCGCGGGCGCGGCGGGTGTCGGCGCAGAGCGGGTTCTTCCAGGTCCCGCCGGTGCCGTCGGCGACGACGACAACGGGGGCGAGGCCGCGGTGCCGGGCGGCGAAGCCGTCCATGGTGGCGACGAGGTTGCCCGAGGTGAGCCAGTCGTCCGGGGAGCCGGGCTGGCCGGAGAGCAGCACCAGGACCGGCAGCCGCGGGCGCGGCACCGCGAAGTAGGCGGGCGGCAGGTAGATCTCGGCGGGCCTGGCCTGGAAGCCGGATTCGGTGCCTGGCATGCGGGTGCGGGTGATCCGCCCGGTGACGGGGAGCCCGGGCGGCGGCTGCCAGGTCTGTTCGAGCGGGCCGGGATCGAGCTGCGCGGCCGGCGCGGGGCGCACGTCGCGGAAGGCGATCTCGTTCGGTGCGTGCGGCTCGAACACCGAGCCCAGCGTCGGGTAGGCGGCGAAATCGGCGTTGATCTGGTTCGCGCAGGCGGCGATCACCAGCAGCGCGACCAGGGCGCCGAGAGCGCGCCGCCCGGTCACGGCGAGCAGCGCGGCGAGTACCGCGACCCCGGTCGAGCAGTAGGTGCGCGGCTCGAGCCGGTCCGGGAACAGCAGCCACACGTCGGTGGCCAGCCAGGCCGCGGTCGCGGTGACCGCGGCGGCCGCGACCAGGCAGGTGGTGATCGGCCGCGGCCTGGTGTGCACCAGCAGCCAGACGAGCCCGGTGAGTGCCGACACCGGCAGCAGTGTCGGCACCACACCGTCGAGCAGGGCGATGTCGGGCATCGCCGGGTCAGCGGGGGCGGGGGCGGCTCGTCACCAGCCGAACACTACCGTCAGCTCAGCGCCGGATATCCGTCGTAGCGGGCGGTGAGTGCCTCGAGGTGGTGCCCGGACGGGTCGTCGAAGTAGACGCCGCGCCCGCCGTGGTTGGTGTTGATCTCCCCCGGTCTGCTCATCCGCGGATCGGCCCAGTAGGTGACGCCGCGCTCGTGCAGCTGGGCCATGACGCGGTCGAAGGTCGCGTCGTTCACGTGGAAGGCGTAGTGCTGGCCGGGGAAGTCGAAGGGCGGCTCGGCGAAGTCGAAGACCCGGCCGTCGGTCAGCCTGACCTCGACGAAGAACCCGGACTCCCGCGGCGCGGGCAGCCCGAAGACCTCGGTGAAGAACCGCGCCGACTCGTGCTTGTCCTTCGCGGCGACGATGGTGTGGTCGAAGCGCACCTCGACCCGGGGTTGTGACATGAAAGCTCCTTGCTCCGTCGATGGTTCGATACGCACATCGATGGAGAAGGTGGGCCGCGGGCCCGCCCCGGGGTCAGGGGGCGGCCGGGAACCCGTCTCGCTCACGGCACGAAGCCGACCCGGCAGTCACGGGGTCGACCCTAACAGAGCGTCAGGGGAGCCGGAAGCCCGCGGGCCAGCTGTACTCGAACTCGGGGAGGTCGAAGCCCTGCTCGAAATGGGCTGTGCGCGTGTCGGTCCGGGTACCGCCG is a window encoding:
- a CDS encoding VOC family protein, translated to MSQPRVEVRFDHTIVAAKDKHESARFFTEVFGLPAPRESGFFVEVRLTDGRVFDFAEPPFDFPGQHYAFHVNDATFDRVMAQLHERGVTYWADPRMSRPGEINTNHGGRGVYFDDPSGHHLEALTARYDGYPALS
- a CDS encoding alpha/beta hydrolase; this encodes MPDIALLDGVVPTLLPVSALTGLVWLLVHTRPRPITTCLVAAAAVTATAAWLATDVWLLFPDRLEPRTYCSTGVAVLAALLAVTGRRALGALVALLVIAACANQINADFAAYPTLGSVFEPHAPNEIAFRDVRPAPAAQLDPGPLEQTWQPPPGLPVTGRITRTRMPGTESGFQARPAEIYLPPAYFAVPRPRLPVLVLLSGQPGSPDDWLTSGNLVATMDGFAARHRGLAPVVVVADGTGGTWKNPLCADTRRARAATYLSVDVPAWIHTHLTVAEDARGWAIAGSSYGGTCAIQLALARPEVYPTFVGMSAESQPSLGDPERTLSEGFDGDTAAFARADPLALLRARSYPDTAGVVSVGTADDDTVPEAKKISAALRADGVQLRFLEVPGGHDWTVWSGVLERVLPWLAERLGVVGSS